A genome region from Hymenobacter tibetensis includes the following:
- a CDS encoding OmpP1/FadL family transporter, whose translation MLNSKYAGLLGLTLLSLGAATQSHGQRLGNSPYSRLGLGDTYFNTGGVRQMGMGGTGVAAPNGVQVNDLNPALLYYMNRTTWEVAVSSQYKTVRNNVQSQKTGSATLGYFALAVPLSTRWGAAIGLKPYSAVDYESIQTGTVANDPNTQVISRYQGQGDLSEAYFGQGIRLAKGLSVGVTAAYVFGSIDLTTGTQVGSDASDRVTTLDHIHYSDFRFRSGIHYRGKFTDKLNYNLGGVYGFQTNLNGERQLTQQRLGADGSQLAGAASETLADGTGYAVVPALAQLAISLDNNKNWSANLDVSQQQWSKFRSFNQQGGTVGVALSNTLRVAAGGEFVPDPTSVDNYFKRVTYRAGLSVAEMPYRPGGEALYDRAISWGFSLPVSASPLEASTISLGFTYGQRGNIDVRTVGSTQERNIKEDYIRAQLGLSLNNRWFIKRRIE comes from the coding sequence ATGTTGAACTCTAAATACGCCGGGCTACTAGGACTGACGCTGCTGAGCCTCGGAGCGGCCACTCAAAGCCATGGCCAGCGCCTCGGCAACTCTCCGTATTCGCGCCTGGGTCTCGGCGACACGTATTTCAACACAGGTGGTGTTCGGCAAATGGGCATGGGAGGCACCGGAGTAGCTGCCCCCAACGGGGTGCAGGTCAACGACCTAAACCCGGCCTTGCTGTACTACATGAACCGCACCACCTGGGAAGTGGCCGTGAGCAGCCAGTACAAAACCGTACGCAACAACGTACAGTCGCAGAAGACGGGGAGTGCGACTCTCGGCTACTTTGCGCTGGCTGTGCCGCTTTCTACGCGGTGGGGTGCTGCTATTGGCCTCAAGCCCTACAGTGCTGTCGATTACGAGTCGATTCAAACCGGGACGGTAGCCAATGACCCCAATACGCAGGTGATAAGCCGCTACCAGGGCCAAGGCGACTTATCGGAAGCATATTTCGGGCAAGGCATCCGGCTAGCCAAGGGCTTATCAGTAGGAGTGACGGCTGCTTACGTTTTTGGCAGCATCGACCTCACGACCGGCACGCAGGTAGGTTCCGACGCCAGCGACAGAGTAACCACCCTCGACCACATTCACTATTCGGATTTCAGATTCCGGAGCGGGATTCACTACCGGGGCAAGTTCACGGATAAGTTGAACTACAACCTGGGTGGCGTGTATGGTTTTCAAACCAACCTGAACGGGGAGCGGCAGCTTACGCAGCAGCGCCTGGGCGCTGACGGCAGCCAACTAGCAGGCGCCGCCAGCGAGACGTTAGCTGATGGTACGGGTTATGCCGTTGTACCAGCCCTCGCCCAACTCGCCATCAGCCTCGACAACAACAAAAACTGGTCGGCCAACCTGGATGTATCCCAGCAGCAATGGTCGAAGTTTCGGTCGTTCAACCAGCAGGGCGGCACAGTTGGCGTGGCACTCAGCAACACTCTTCGAGTAGCAGCCGGGGGAGAGTTTGTACCTGACCCAACCTCGGTCGACAATTATTTCAAGCGCGTTACGTATCGGGCTGGCTTGTCGGTAGCTGAAATGCCGTACCGTCCGGGCGGGGAAGCACTGTATGATCGGGCCATCAGTTGGGGCTTCTCGTTGCCCGTTTCAGCTTCACCACTGGAGGCATCTACCATCAGCTTGGGTTTCACGTACGGGCAGCGCGGCAACATCGAT